A stretch of DNA from Candida dubliniensis CD36 chromosome 6, complete sequence:
ttgaatttgaggTGCAATCACGTCAATTAAGTAATCCTCAACCACTTTTTCATCGGGTCTCGTTTCTCGTAGTATTGTGTTGAAATTGTCGAGTTTTTGTTGTGAAGTAATATCTTTATTAGTAGATGCCTGTGATCTAATTCCTTCCAGTGTAAAACGACGGATTATTTCTGATGTAGATGACAAATCATCTTTATCGTTAAATGCATTCACGCTATCCATCATTTTCTCTAGTGTTTCAATTGACTGGTGTGACAAGTATTTTCGAAGTtgtgatttcaatttcacaAAATGTATGTACTTCAACGTCAAATTCCGACAATTGAAATTCCATTTAAGGAGCATGTTATAGAATGTAAACTTGTTATGGTAATTCTCACTATTATTCATACCATTTAAAGTAGATGTACGACGCATTTTGGATTTAACACCAGCCTTGGTGGTactaatttctttttgcaaaaacaaaattcgTTTCTTCAAATCTGCTACAGGTTCCGGGGCAGACGTTTTGGACACTTTTTTAACTTGCTCTTGTAAAGCGTTGAGTCTTTTATTCAAGACATTCAACTTTGTTTCCAAGGGATTCATAGCACCCAAATTACATTTATGGATAACTTCTTTCCCAAAAGCATTCTCATTTTCGGGTTTACCACCATGTGTATCCCTTTCATAAAAGAACCTTTGTAAATACATCAATGGATAAATGTCAACGGTCCTGACACAATCTTTAATTGAAGTTAAAAATGCCTCTTGGAAATCCATAATATCAAACCAGCGATGATCATTGTCGTAAATATTATAAGTTGATTTAGTGTCACTTGAATTGGAATGTGATTGTGTGTATAAATTTTGGAGGAATGAAACATGCATTACACGTAAGTCTATTCCTGATAAAACGACTTCCCccaaatcaaaattcattttcatcactTTTTCATTCTTGGACAACTCTTCATGGTAAAGTGTTGCTGGCTCTTTTCTTTGATGCAAATCAACCATAAAATCATCTACTTTGGCTCTTAATCCAATACATTCTATTCTATCGTTGTtgatatcaacaatttcgTCTCGATAAACATGGGCAATAAATAAGGACTTTAACGTAAAGGAAAATTTATTTGTGAATAAATGTTGTGAAAATTTAACCGATTCTTTTGCTTCTCCAAACATCTTGCCTCGTCTGACTGGTAGCTGCATATTGCTAGCAAATAACTTCCaccaatcaaaaaattgttggaaAGTACCAGGACTGAGATGAATTGTATTATAACTAGAATTACTTGTCGATTCTAATGAGATGGCCATGTGTATGAATTGACTTCGGAACCCTGCATAAGAATCATGACCTTTTTCACAATATTTAGGATCAAACAACTGTACTTCATAATGAGGTTTGAATTCATCGGTTCTTTTACCATTTGTATCTTTACGTTCAAGTAAAAACCCAacttgaaaatgaattCCACCACTAAGGTTGACCACATTTCTCTCAAATACTCGAGTCGCATGATCAAAATCAGCTTGACCAGTAAAATCTTGAAGATAATATGCAAAGCAAGAATTAACGACATTTGGCGAATTTGGTAAATAAATTGAGTTTTTACTACTTCTTGTCCATGCCAATAACGGCCCTGCCAAATAATTTGGAATATACCAAGATAATTTATCTGCAGTAATATCGAAATAATTTTTCgaattatcatttttgtTAATATCCCAAACAACATTTTTTCTAAATGACAATACAAACCCACCAGCAGTTGTGAATAGATCATACGGATCTCTTGATCCTTTAAATGCAACTTCCAAACTCTTCCTGGTTCTGATTTGACATTTACCATGTAGAATATACTTTAGCTTATCCCAGAATCCCAATTTAGTGGATGGGTCCACCGGCGGTTTCGAAAACCGATCAAAGTTTGCCATCATCTGTTGAATGCCAAAATTGTAAGAGGCACCCCAAACAATTCTTGTTGGATAGTTTGAATTAAAAACACATTCTAAATCTGTGTACAATTTAACGCTTGCCAAGGTTTTCTCCATAACCAAAGACTCGAATTTATTCAACTGTTtatgtttgtttttgtgtTCTGGTACTAAGGGGACATCAATTTGTCTCATATGTTCTATAGCTTTTACGAATGCTTCAGTTATCACCAAATGAccattcaatttgaaactTGTCTCATCCATATCTTTGTTACGAGGGGAATGCAATAAAGGCAAAGGATAATCTCGTAGATGCATTCTCAATTCTCCTAACTGTAGCGCCATATACATGGGTATCAATAAAGTGTATTCGGTGTTTTTGGGTACACCTTGGCCAAAATCGTATATAAAATTGGCGACTTCATCGATATTGAATTTCGGTTTTGAAATGTCTAATTGGAACTTATCCATGTAAACTGAGAATAATGGCAGTGCATATACATATGTTACCACATCATCATTCAAGGATTCATCTAATTTGACTTCATTTCCTAGTAAGTATTCTTTGTTTgcaataatttcatttcttaATTTACTTTTATAGACATTCACTTTACGAATCCAAGAATTAGATATAGTGCGATTCAATCGACTCAAGTTGTCAAAATAATCTTCGGTGTCAACATGGCTAGCATTTGCTTTGGTCTcaaacaaattataaaGCTCGagtctttttctttgttcaACTTTACCTAATTGATATATCATTCCCAATTCTGTTTCAAAAGGGTCGTCCTCCATACTAaatttcaatgatttcGATTTGAAGCGAAtaaatggtaataattttgCCCTTTGTAAATTTGGATGAACaatattcaaatcttttttgGTACTTTCATCTTTCAACAATGCAATTAAGTGCTTAACAAGCTTAACAGTTATGGAAATATTGTCGAAAAACTtgtaaacaacaaattgatgGGGTTGTATAAATCTAACAGCATCAGAATCAAGTTCAATGTTTAAATCCTTAATCGAAGATGATATCTCtgttttgaatttgagTGTATCCAAACAAAGTAAACGACACCATTTATTTGCCACTAACGGTGATTCGGCAAGTCCCCTCAAAAATGTAATGGAAAAATCGGCAGTTCTATCCCGGTAAGCAGCTTGTATTGCTTTTAATTGCAACCTTACCTTGAAATCTTTACTTAAACATAAAATCATATCCAGATAATCTAATTTAAAATCCAAGTGCAAAAAATCCAAGATTGAAGGGGATTTGTGAACGGCGTTAGGATCAGGGGAcaaattgttattaaatttagtcaaatctttattcaatttggatttaatgAGTTTGATAGGAGCTATAACAAATTCTCTGATAAGGTAAATGGATCCAATTAGAGTGTATAGCTTATATCTATTGTAATCAACCAAGATGTTTCCCACTTTCACCTCAGTAATAAGCTTGTTGTTTCCATAATAGTCAAAAACGGCGCTTACATTGGTCTTGATTGATGGAATCTCCAAAAGACGACTAAATTTACCATTCAAATCTGTGAGTGCTGACAACTTCAACTTTTCAAGAGTGGTATTGACCACCCAATAAACGGCGTCATTGTTCAGATTAGTTAAAGTCTCCAGTGAAGCACAAGACGCGACTGTTGATGGCGTTGACTCTCCACTTTTTTGCGAATTCTTAGCAACACCAATGCTTAAGGAGTCAAATTTAAAgtcaatttgtttcaacTCGTGgtcatcatcaaaatcaaaatcaaattcaggGGATTCGGTTCTCGATAAATCCTTTTTGGGTATCAAAACTGACCTGGATCCCAATGCAATATTAAGGTATGTCACATTTAAATCAACTCTAGTTAGCCATTTGGGCAAATATCTAAACAATTTCTGCTCTAATGTGGGTTTTGCCTGTTTTTTGAAATACGACAGTTGACGAAGTTGTAGTTCGTGACgtaattgaagaaattgtaaattcaacattttgttgataacaCCAACCTCAAGATCTGTCTCTGCGATTTGAGTAACATCAAGTAATAAATTATGAATTCCAGTGAAAATATCAAGGTTTGTCAAGTCAAGTGTCACTTTATCGACATCAACTAAAAGTTTTACTGTtaaattcttgaaaatttcaagttttaTATCAATGTAACTTGTATGTGCTACTTGTTTTGTAACTAGCTCTTTGCCATGAAGGTCTGATACGTCTGAGAATGGCTTTTCATAGTAGGTGATCAAAGGTAATAATAACTGACAGCTTGACGTATAGTCTCttgtttctgttgttgataatgtgAAATTTAACAAAGAATACGAAAATGTTAAAATTTGTGTATTCTTATTAGGTTCACAATGTCGAAGGACTAACCGTGGTTGCTCAACTACCGTCTTGATATCCAAGCGTGGATAATAATCTGTGAGGTATCTCCATATTCTCGCATTGAGCTTTTCCTTATGATGTGGGCTGCCAGGATGAATCTCCAATTTTGACATCTCACTATCATCAAAGTCGTCATCAGGAGAGTCAGAGGATGACGTGGGTGTCGTCTTTAGCACTTTAATAAGCTTTTTGATagttttccattttttcaataataccAAATTATAGAGCAATGAACTTAATTGATGAGTATCCAAATCAAGTATTGGGGTGCTCGcagaaaaataaatttccACGACACAATTCTTAAAGCCCCTTGCTCTTACCACTTGGTCTAGTATGTTTGTCTTGTAAGTCAATGCAAAATTAGGaacatttattatttcgTCAGTGTTGTTGTCCACTTGACCAGTAGGTAATACAACTCTTGATGCAAAAAAGACTTTCAATAGTTGAACAGAACAAGTTAAATGATATGGTCTGTCTCGTTTGGAGTTGAATAACACCTCAAATCCAGCAGCATCAGAGTACATTCtggaaaaattaaaagatgtTGATTTTGTCATCATTTCCAAGCAGGTTGCAGGTCTAACGTCATTAAAGTACTCTTTGAAATCAGGGTTATTTTCCATAGTAACAAATGGAATTTCTGAAATTTTCACATTTTCAATATGGAGATTGATCTCTGAAACAATGGCGTGTATTACCTTGAAAGCGTTTTCCAAGCGTTGTAGCTTATGCTCTTGTTTGGCATCTATTTCTGCTTGTGATAGAGTCAGCTTGTTGTTATCATTCTTTTCTATTTCCTGTGAATCCTGAAggataaaataatatttgattgCATTAAACACCAGAAAATCACTGTCGTTGATATTCGCTCTGGTTCTTAAATCGTCCAATACTCCggtttcaaaattaatcaGAAACTTGGTCTCAAAACCAGCTCCCCCAACTTGAAATGGTTTGATAACATCCCCTTGTGTCTTTAAATGATGAAGTACGTTATTAATATAAAGGCCAGCTTTAAACgtgattttttcattagAACGCTTACTATATTTTGAAgttgttgtaaattttAAATACTCTATTATAGTCTTGTTCTGCGATGGAGTGATGATAGAGGTCTGTCTTAGttccaaattcaattttggtACGTGTCGAATAAGTTTGGAGACCACagattttccaattctatTTTGCGGGAATATATTGACCACTGGGGCAGAAGGATCTTTAAAACTATGGTCATTGCGTTTCTCTTGAGAATGTTGCTTTTGGTTATTATTTGCATTTGGCATCAACTTGATAGTTAAGTCATCGATGATTGTCATTTTACTATTACCCCATAGTCTAAATCTCAATGACCCTATAGATATTAGATATCGTTTTGTATGAAATGATATTCCATTGAACAGTATCCCATTGTTTATAGTGATGGTCAGAAGATGGAACCCAGTTagtttgaaaatgatataCCAAAACAGTACCCATCCAATGATTATACACGATAgataaaatatcaatttatctATATTTATGTATTGATTAATGTACATGGGAATATGATGTAAGAAACAGTGTGTGAATATCGATGGTTGTAAAAGACTAGGACTTTCTTAAGCGAGATAAAGCAAACaaagcaaaacaaaaaagaaaaaagaaaaaaaaaaagtagtaGTAAAAGATAAGTTAACGAAAGAATGAAAGTTATTGGAAAAAGtgattaaataaatatattggATTGAAGGGGGTTGTAAAAAGTAATTTGTTGTCcaagtaataataaaagatGTGTGATTATTGCATTTGGTGACTTTGTTTGAATATAAAGTTTGTTGAatgaataaacaaatttaaaGTTGTATGTGTGGGTGTGTTGTTTGTAAAAgggtggtggtagtagtagtagtagtagaagGTGGTTAGTGGTGGGGTggagagaaagagaaaaaaggAATTTGGGGGCTGgcttgaaaaaaaaaaaaaaaaaaatttcagtTTGTTTACTTGTCTGCCTGCTGCTGCTGACCTCCTTATTGTTAGTAATTTACGATTGCTGTGCATCGCTTGcacttttattttattttattttattttttttgttgtccTGGGGGGTGTAGGTAAACTATTTGTTGGCTTCTTGTTGTCTCACACGCAAAagcaaaaataataataacaagaaTAATTTCACTTTAACCGGAGGTGTCGGGggaacaagaaaaaatagCATACAACCAAAAGTGGTAAATATGCCCCATTAGTGGTGAATAATAGAAATTGTTATTCAATCCTTAGATAGGAGAAAGTGGGGAACAATATGAGATATAAAATACACTTTATACCAACCAAGTAATTATCTTCATTATGGTGTTCGCCATACAAACAATTCAACATTTATATTGACAAAAGTAACAATGCTAAACACCAGAagtaaatttgtttttcacACAACtgaattattgaatagATGATGGGTTTATTTATATCTAGGCAAGGAACATTAAGAATAAGATTCCACTACGTTTAAGTTGACACGGCTGTTTTAGAACTGCCAAGAACATCACAAtttatctttcttttcctaTAATCTGCCATGCTTGGTATATGTTATTATGCGACAAAGTATTTACTGAATTTATCAACACATTCTGTAGTAGGTATTGTTGGAAATGAATAATTGGCAAAATGTGTAACTACATTGTTATATATTATGCATTTATAATGTGTTTTTACACATATCCCAATGGAGCTAACTTGTTGGTTTTGGGTGCAAGTTTTGGATCTACATTGGTATGTGGTTCTAAAACTTtatgaatatatttatggtaaatttttcaacgaatttaaatgaaaaagtaACCActtttgtattattaatagTATCGTTGCTAAACATTTACTGGTAGATGTTTCTAATTATGATAACATGAACTGTTTTATTACTTGATATAGATAATAGTTAAACCAGAAGCATATACAATGAACCTAAACTGGTGacatcaattaatcaaaaagaGTTGCAAAAAGATTCTCTTCGAGTTTGTAGAAATCTCGTTATATTGCAATTTTGTGGTCTCCGGATTTTTCCGTTGCAACAAGAAAaccaacaagaacaaaatATGAACCCTATTTTATGGGCCATTCAGTTGGTCTGAATAGTCAAGGAATCAATGTGAATACTCTTTTGATTTGTGCTCAAAATGCAAACTGTTTAAGGTAGATCTACAAACTACAGTGTATCAAATAGTATTgtatattttgaaatgtcaagaaaaaaagcaaCACAAAAAGAGAACAtgacaataacaataacaacagcAATTATTCCGATATAGACCATTCGAAGAGAGCAATgaatatttcatttcacGAAAAAGAGGGGAACATtctattaaaaatttttgggCTTTCGTCGCACAGATGCCCGATTGGTGAAACtgaaaaatcaaaccaGGGTGTTCTTCTCGATCCTTGGCGGACATTTGTtgtcaaataataataatctagTGATGACAGATATCCTTAGACGTGAAACATATCGAACACAAAACTAGACAAGTTTATCATTTTCCAATATTATACGCATTAATCACAGTTCGGAATTATCAGAAATTCAGAAACATTTTGcaatcttctttttcactAGTGATGTTGTCTCCTCCCGCTGGTCCTAAAATGAGTTTAAATTATTGCCCGGTTACGgtgagagagaaaaaaaaaatagttcTCAGTAATAACAGAAACACTAatgagaa
This window harbors:
- a CDS encoding uncharacterized mitochondrial protein, putative (Similar to S. cerevisiae FMP27;~In S. cerevisiae: the non-tagged protein is detected in highly purified mitochondria in high-throughput studies) — translated: MYINQYINIDKLIFYLSCIIIGWVSFWYIIFKLTGFHLSTITINNGISFNGISFHTKRYLISIGSLRFRLWGNSKMTIIDDLTIKLMPNANNNQKQHSQEKRNDHSFKDPSAPVVNIFPQNRIGKSVVSKLIRHVPKLNLELRQTSIITPSQNKTIIEYLKFTTTSKYSKRSNEKITFKAGLYINNVLHHLKTQGDVIKPFQVGGAGFETKFSINFETGVLDDLRTRANINDSDFSVFNAIKYYFILQDSQEIEKNDNNKSTLSQAEIDAKQEHKLQRLENAFKVIHAIVSEINLHIENVKISEIPFVTMENNPDFKEYFNDVRPATCLEMMTKSTSFNFSRMYSDAAGFEVLFNSKRDRPYHLTCSVQLLKVFFASRVVLPTGQVDNNTDEIINVPNFALTYKTNILDQVVRARGFKNCVVEIYFSASTPILDLDTHQLSSLLYNLVLLKKWKTIKKLIKVLKTTPTSSSDSPDDDFDDSEMSKLEIHPGSPHHKEKLNARIWRYLTDYYPRLDIKTVVEQPRLVLRHCEPNKNTQILTFSYSLLNFTLSTTETRDYTSSCQLLLPLITYYEKPFSDVSDLHGKELVTKQVAHTSYIDIKLEIFKNLTVKLLVDVDKVTLDLTNLDIFTGIHNLLLDVTQIAETDLEVGVINKMLNLQFLQLRHELQLRQSSYFKKQAKPTLEQKLFRYLPKWLTRVDLNVTYLNIALGSRSVLIPKKDLSRTESPEFDFDFDDDHELKQIDFKFDSLSIGVAKNSQKSGESTPSTVASCASSETLTNSNNDAVYWVVNTTLEKLKLSALTDLNGKFSRLLEIPSIKTNVSAVFDYYGNNKLITEVKVGNILVDYNRYKLYTLIGSIYLIREFVIAPIKLIKSKLNKDLTKFNNNLSPDPNAVHKSPSILDFLHLDFKLDYSDMILCLSKDFKVRLQLKAIQAAYRDRTADFSITFLRGLAESPLVANKWCRLLCLDTLKFKTEISSSIKDLNIELDSDAVRFIQPHQFVVYKFFDNISITVKLVKHLIALLKDESTKKDLNIVHPNLQRAKLLPFIRFKSKSLKFSMEDDPFETELGMIYQLGKVEQRKRLELYNLFETKANASHVDTEDYFDNLSRLNRTISNSWIRKVNVYKSKLRNEIIANKEYLLGNEVKLDESLNDDVVTYVYASPLFSVYMDKFQLDISKPKFNIDEVANFIYDFGQGVPKNTEYTLLIPMYMALQLGELRMHLRDYPLPLLHSPRNKDMDETSFKLNGHLVITEAFVKAIEHMRQIDVPLVPEHKNKHKQLNKFESLVMEKTLASVKLYTDLECVFNSNYPTRIVWGASYNFGIQQMMANFDRFSKPPVDPSTKLGFWDKLKYILHGKCQIRTRKSLEVAFKGSRDPYDLFTTAGGFVLSFRKNVVWDINKNDNSKNYFDITADKLSWYIPNYLAGPLLAWTRSSKNSIYLPNSPNVVNSCFAYYLQDFTGQADFDHATRVFERNVVNLSGGIHFQVGFLLERKDTNGKRTDEFKPHYEVQLFDPKYCEKGHDSYAGFRSQFIHMAISLESTSNSSYNTIHLSPGTFQQFFDWWKLFASNMQLPVRRGKMFGEAKESVKFSQHLFTNKFSFTLKSLFIAHVYRDEIVDINNDRIECIGLRAKVDDFMVDLHQRKEPATLYHEELSKNEKVMKMNFDLGEVVLSGIDLRVMHVSFLQNLYTQSHSNSSDTKSTYNIYDNDHRWFDIMDFQEAFLTSIKDCVRTVDIYPLMYLQRFFYERDTHGGKPENENAFGKEVIHKCNLGAMNPLETKLNVLNKRLNALQEQVKKVSKTSAPEPVADLKKRILFLQKEISTTKAGVKSKMRRTSTLNGMNNSENYHNKFTFYNMLLKWNFNCRNLTLKYIHFVKLKSQLRKYLSHQSIETLEKMMDSVNAFNDKDDLSSTSEIIRRFTSEGIRSQASTNKDITSQQKLDNFNTILRETRPDEKVVEDYLIDVIAPQIQLQSEDYPDSVVLISTPSIKGKILSIMDSKNNANQILLETRYGILLKEANVFVLNKEDIVGCPDMLSISNPYGAKSNWPPWLGTEITQNGKWAGANNLLIEKLSVMTMCYESEILSSKLSANAQDMEQEEQENDNSDNAKQAPLRLGIDMPSVVITSTSSQYFTLYVIIVSLLFYSEPMSKVIHKKIEKMKFSIDFEDLGAITSRLTKMQQHHKLLKLLLNNYSFRQGKLNNEDLNNYLQVNLERGEIASDIYLLLRTLLTGDFASDTSNNLSMSWLIRADEIILQILEDDRTPIMDLALAQGMYTRKELESGSNINKLHIGTMRGFNLIESARYPDFIKPINENSSQNLIEFSWTMNKSVGGIKIIENVFVNAAPLNIKLDEITGDKLMKFITYSNSGNLEDSKIIAVSNEKNKDNIKDNSEEEDYGLITENEGINKGPKFEEMSQSSNMKRSLTMLSSKKSSSSASASGSASSNDEINDNEDVEKMIERSKKYFSVVSLNVNAISLEVTLKLNKGFKRILNVNDFRIDLPEFNITNEIVSYRDISKMLQSMITKMILGHVGRLLGNKMKAKKGKSKKIIKKRERIRSISDVRKEIHISSQKVEN